DNA sequence from the Lycium barbarum isolate Lr01 chromosome 5, ASM1917538v2, whole genome shotgun sequence genome:
GAAGGGGGATGTATCAAACACGGCTACAACATCTACAGTAGGAAAAAGCAGAAGACAGCAGGGATGGAGATATCCTATCCAAACATATGTCCCTAAAGTTCTATCAAGTGGGAAGGTTGTTACTTATCCTGGAATAAATGacaaaggaaaaaacaaaacTAAGATGCCTGTTGAGACTGGGAACAAGAGTTTCATTGAAATTTCTACACATAATAATTTTGATGTGGTAGAAAAAATCATAGAAGGAGAAGTTGATAACAATGTAGAGGACAAGGGAGCAGATGACAAGGTCAAGGATGTAGAAAGGGGCAAGTCTGTTGATGACAAAGGAATGGAGGAGAATGTTCAGCATTTCCTATCAAGTGTAGCAGTCAGTGATAGAGATGATCCCAGCAAAATTTCACAAACGAAGATGGACTCAAATGAAATAGGTCAGACAACAAAAGATGTGCATGAAAGTGGGGGAGATATGGTTGAAGAAGGCCTCATTGCTATTGAGGAAATTGAACCTAACAAGAATTTAGATGACACAACTGCGTGTGTGGGGTACATTATTCATGAGGATGTAACTGGTCTTGAAGCAAATGATCCTGACAAGGATTTAGAAGACAGAAGTGCAACTGTTGGACATATGATTAATGAGGGTGTCAGTGCTGCTGAGGAGAATTTTATTTCTAAGTATAGAAATGCCTCAGGATTTAATATGGAGCAGATAGAAAAGGTTCCAGATGGTGATGATACATATGAGCAGATGGAAAATGTTAATGAGGTGCATGGTATAGAATCAGATGGGGTTGAAATGCAGAATGAGGTTGATAGTTTGACAAATGCCAAAGGGGATTTGGAGCTTGCAGACACAGGTCAGACATCAAATCTTCCATCATTGGATCAGGTCCAGGAATTCTGTCCTAATAATACAATAAAGGAGGGAGACTTGAGCATTTCAATTAATGACAATGGAATTGGTTCATTTCCTCCTCAGAGGGAAGTGATCAAGGATTTGGCAGTGGCACAAGTGGAAATGAACAATGCTCAGCCACTAATTCATTAGAGAAAACAATCTCCTTTGAAGGAACTGCATGATGTGATCTCTCATAATATTAATGTGGGAGCTGAGGTGCAATATGATGAAGTCAAGAACAAATTCAATGAAAGTGAGGAAGAGGTTTCTGTGGAGCAGGTTTTTAATAATGTGGTCAAAGAAGCTGACATCTCACCAAGATCTAGGCAGAAAAGCTctaagaaaggaaagaaacagGTAAACACAGATACTATTCCTATAAGGGTGGTACCAAGGAGAGGTTGTAAGCCTATTTTTAAATGATGATGAAGACACTCTTTTGGAATATCAGATCTGTGAACACACAAAAAGCTTTTCACAGAGTCCAAATGCTGCACAAACATCACAAATTTTCCATTATAGTTttaatggagccttttcaacactATAGGCATATTCAGGGATATAGAAGGAGATTAGGCATGACATATGCCGACCACAACTGCAATGGTAAAATATGGTTCTTGtaaatgataatgtggatgtggagATACTGCAGGATCAGGAACAACAGATTACTATAAAGCTGTTTTTTCAAGAATGGGATAAGTCACTTATGGTAACCATGGTCTATGAAAAGTGTGATCATCTGGAAAGAATCAGTTTATGGGATAGTCTGTATAGTTTGTCTGATCAAATGGAATTAACTTGGTTGGTAggtggtgattttaatgtcattatgattgaagatgagaagattggtggtttacctgtattcccagatgaatatgaggattttgcattttgtattaattcatgtgagctgtttgatataaattataaggggagtctgtttacttggtggaatgggaggGCAGGTAGTGACTGTATGTTCAAGAGACTGGATAGAATGATTGCAAATTCCAAACTACAAGATTGGTTTGCACATATAGAGGTGCAACATTTATCCAGAACTGGCTCAGACCATGCTCCTTTACTACTTACTTGTGGTGAATCTTCACATCACATGAGGAAACCTTTTAGATTTCTAAAATTCTGGACAGAATATGAGTCCTTTTTGGAGGTGGTTAATCAGGCATGGATCATAGATTTTGAAGGGGATGATTTTATCAGATTCAAGCTGAAATTGAAAAATGTAAAATTTGCTTTAACTCCTTGGAGTAAGGAAACTTTTGGTGATATTTTCAAGCAACTACCAGTAAGGGAAGAGGTGGTGAGAATTAAGGAGCAATGTTTTGAAGAGGATCTTGCTCCTGTGAATAGGATGGTGCTGCAGCAAGCACAAGCATCATTGAAAAAATATGTTCATTATgaggaagaattttggagacaaaagtcACATATGACTAGTTTTGCTGAGGGTGACAAAAATACAAGGTACTTTCATAGTATTCTGAATGGTAGGAGAAAAATATTGCAGATCAGAAGAATTCAGAATCAACAAGGTGTTTGGATAGAAGGGGAGTCACTTTTGGCAGAAGAAGCTTGTAGATTTTATCAACAGCAGTTTTCTCAAGAGGTTGACCCTTTAGATTTTCAATTACTACAACATGTTCCTAGTATGGTGGATCAGGATACTAATGATCAGCTAGTAAGCATGCCAACATTAGAGGAGGTGAAGAAGGTTGTATTTGAATTATCTGCATATAGTGTTGGTGGCCCAGATGGTATGATTGGAATTTTTTATCAGGTGTGTTGGGACATTGGTGGCGCTGATGCATACAATCTGGCGAAAGCCTTTTTTGATGGCCAAACTCTTCCTAAGTCAGTCACACATACCAACCTTGTACTGATACCAAAGAAGAACAACATTGAGACTTTTGCTGATATGAGACCAATCAGTCTCAGCAATTTCATCAACAAGGTGATTTCTAGAGTGGTTCAGGATAAGTTGGAAGGAATTCTACCTTCTCTGATATCTCCTAACCAGTCTGGATTTGTAAAGGGCAGATGTATCATTGAAAATGTCCTACTAACTCAAGAATTTATGACTGACATTAGACTAAGAGGAAAACCAGCTAATGTGGTACTTAAGCTTGACATGGctaaagcatatgatagagtatcATGGAGTTATTTGATCAGAGTCTTaaggaagatgggatttgcaAAAATTTTCATAGACATGGTTTGGAGGCTGATAGCAAATAACTGGTACTCTATACTCCTTAATGGTCAAgcacatggtttctttcattccacCAGGGGGGTTAAACAAGGAGATCCTCTCTCTTCTGCCTTTTTCATCTTGTCTGCTGAAGTTTTATCTAGAACATTGAGTTCTTTATTTGAGAATAATGAATttagaagttatggaatgcccaaaTGGAGTGCAAATCTGAATCATctagcatatgcagatgacacaataAGTTTTTCATCTGCTAATGCTAGATCTTTGGAGTTAATTATGGAGGTACTACAAGCATATGAGCAGGTATCAGGCCAACTTATAAATAAAGGCAAGAGCTCTTTTCATGTACACAGTAAGGTGTCTAATGGGCTGATTCAATAGGTGGAGACTATTATTGGTTTTAAAAAAGGcacttttccttttacatattATAGCTGATTACAATGATCTGATCAACAAAGTCAAGAATAGGCTACAGACTTGGAAAGGAAGATTGCTATCATTTGGAGGAAAAGCTGTTCTGATCAATAATGTATTAATGAGTCTGCCAATACATTTGTTGTCAGCCATCAAACCTCGAAAATGTGTTATCAATGTTATGCACAAAATCTTAGCAAGATTCTTCTAGAATAATAGTGAGGAAGGCAGAAGAAGACACTGGTCATCTTGGCTAAATCTATGTAAgccaaaagaagaaggaggagtaGGATTTAGATCTTTGTTTGATGTGTCTAAAGCCTTATGTGCAAAATTATGGTGGAAATTCAGTACAACAAATACTCTATGGGCAAATTACATGTGGATCAAATATTGCAAAAGGCACAGTCCTTAGACTGTGCAGTGGAAGGGAGGTTCTCAAATATGGAAGGCTATAATAGAGGCTAGAGATAATATAGAGCAAGAAATATGGTGGGAACCAAGGAGAGGAACTGCACATGTATGGTTTGACAACTGTACAAAACTAGGGGCTCTATACCACATCATACCAGAAGATTTTGTAATAGATGAGGGTCttcaagatgtaaaagaactAATGATGCAGGGTGGTTGGAATTTAGGAAAATTGCAGCAATTGTTTCCTATGGATATTTTGGATCATATACTAGAAGAATTGCACCTTCATGAACCAAAAGAAGAGTGGGATATGCCAAGATGGATGATGACAGCATTAGGCAAATTTACTATAGGCACTGCATGGGATTTACTGAGGAGCAAAGCAGTCAAGTCAGATGTCTATAACAATATATGGATATCAGGGGTACCTTTtaagatatctttttttttttggaggttgTGGAAGTACAAAATACCAGTTGGAGAGGTAGTAAGAAGGATTGGTATAGATACTGAGTCAACCTGCTATTGCTGTGATCACATGCAATATGAAACTGTGGACCATTTGTTTGTTACAGGAAATATTGCTACAAAAgtgtggacttatgttaaaactgttGCTGGCATCACAACACAGTTTCAACAAGTCAGGTAACTCCTTCAAGTCTAGTGGAGTACAGATTGTCCCTCAAAGTTCAGACCAATCTTTAAAGCTATTCCAATGGTCACCATGTGGCAGATATCGAAGTGGAGGAATACAGTTCTACATGGAGGGAGGATGTCCATCAACAAAGTGATTTATGAGATAAACATGATCATATATCAAATGAGTAGAATGAGGTTCCCATGGCAGCAAAACTTACCAAGATGCATACCTCAAATTCTACAAATATTTGAAGCATACAGGACAAGAATTGTAAGCAGGATAGTGAAATGGGACTTTCCTAAGCCAGGATGGTATAAATGTAATtctgatggagcttctaggggAAATCCTAGACCAAGTTCTATGgccttttgtattagaaatgcagTAGGTGATCTCTAGTATGCAGCAGCAACAAGGATACCAGATGGTTCCAATTTGATAGCAGAAGCAAAGGCACTACATGAGGGTCTTCAATACTGTGTTACACACAGTCTGCTACCAGTGGTGTTGCAAACAGATTCAATGACTATGAAAATGATCTTAACTGGGCAGTGGGAGACTCCATGGATCAtatcaatgatcataaatgatatCTCAATGTTGAAGAGGGATAAGGAAGTGAGGGTGGAGCATGTTTTGAGAGAAGGAAATGGActggctgattttttaactaactatgcttttgattttgcaggtgatcatcATTTTCAGAATTTTACTTCACTTCCTGTGAAAGTAAGGAAAATACTAAATACAGAAAAGTCACATATACCATACATGAGGATTAGACCAGCTAAGGACCGTCATATACCTGGAGATTAATAACAATCTGGAGAGCAGCTGCAGCAACAAGTTTGCATCTCAACATGCCATGAATAGCATATGGACCTATATGACACTATCTTTGGCAGGAGTACAAGAGTGGTATTAGCTTCAAGTCAAGCTCATTCTCTTGTATGACTTCTAAAGATTGTTTCAGTCAGGCAATTTGAGAAAATGGCAAACAATGGTCAACATCAAGGCAAGGAGATAGCAGCTACATCTAAAGGAACATAGAGGATTTCTACTCTATCCTGGAAGCCTGAATATGTATTCATTTTGACTTtgaaccatagcacctggtgagagcttgtaggTGTCTGAAATGGTATCAAGGCAAGGCCAGAGGATCTGCAGCAGATTAGACTCCATACTATTTTGGATGTAGTTCATACTTCaacatttttgtttcttttttaggATAGTTTCATTtggctttcttttcttttctacaCTTGTGTACAGAAAacttattatttttaataaaatacttccaaacttggtttggtgtctttcatgcaaaaaaataaaaataaaattaattaacctaagtttggacggataaccgtagttaacggattctaaaggatgcctaaccccttccctttaggataatctagaacctttacctagaatcacgctgaTTAAGCaaaccattaacagaggtttagttaggctttaccttagttaataaattaggtgtcctaattcaccattaaattaattaggtggcgactccttaaaataaagcaaaataggaacctccaatatgttgtactcgatttgacccggtttaaatggggtataacagtgaCGAGCACCAATATCGGATATCGGTCATCATGTTATGGGTATTTTCacaatttcaattgtatagttggtaTGAAGgccatgctttgggcactagctgataAAATAGTATGCTCTTTTGGATCTGTGAATGGGGTCTGATGCCCGTACTTTATGTCACTTATTATTATTGCCTGTCTTATCTGTTGTGTGCATATCACTTTTATATCCTCGTTCAAATGAAAAGGGAAGTAAAAGGTTAAGCCtttatgatattgagaacataatGATGGATTTCATGCTTACATGTCTTTCTTGACTTGATGTATGTCATATTCATACTTTATATGTGTTCATGCATAGgatttgaggatatgattgtgagtccGATGGGATCTTGTTCTGGATTAGTGATTATGCTTTAGCGCGTTCAATTCACAATCGGTCTGGTTGGCTAAGTGACCGGTTATTAAGGTATGATATGAGGAGACCGTGATTTAAGGATTTACCGGAGCGAtgatatatgggcctcatgagccccccatgggtcacgattcattgACATTCGAGCGGGTGTAAATCGAGAAGTGGAAacaggccttgcattgcatttgcatctcATACATACTTTATGCTGTTGTTGTAATTATTGATAGGACAAACCCATCGGGAGCCACCTGAGGTGCTCAAGATCTTTCACTTAGACACTTCAAGTACGTCgtgttccatttagacacctgAACTTGACTTAAAATGTGTTATTAGACAACTTTTGCACATGTGGCAATGTGCGTGTCCTTCACCTTTTTTTGGAGCATGAAAGAAATTAATTTTGTGTTTTTTTTCTCCTTCATCTTCTTCCTCCCTCCTACCACTTTCTTCACCATATCCACTATATCTCTCAAAGCCACCAAATGGGCCATAAAAACAACAAGGATTCTCAAGATTCTTGCAATTTCAACTCAATTTCTTCCTCCTCTAAATCTCCCACAAGAATCACTAAATCTCCATCCTTCTAATTGAGACCCAATTGGGTTAAGAATTCAAAAACATGAGACAAACTCCACAATCTCTAGCTCCAAATATTTGGTGGCACATGTAGATGTAGTGATCTTATATAAAGAGGATGGAGCCGCCGAAATCACTCTTTCAAGAAAATATTATCTCTGTTTCCATGACCACCACTATATTCAAGAAATGAAACCCAATTAAAGAGAAAACATAATATTATCTTCATTTCCATGGCCACCACTATATTCAAGAAATGAAACCCAGTTAAAGAGAAAATATAATTTCACCTTTCCATAATTCAAAATCAATTGAAGGAGCTATCAAAATCACTATTTTGTTAGTTTGGATTGAAGAAATTGAGATGACTCCATTAATCATTTAAAGATGGAAAGTCATAATTGATGGAAAGATTTTTAGATTTCATAAATTGTAGTAAATTGAAAGCTGAGGAAGTAGTGGTTATGGCAGAGGGGAATGGAGGTTGAAGAAAATGGGAGGTGGATCGAGGTGGTGCTTGGAAAATTAGGATTtttcttctctttattttttgtttttaattaactaaatagtgtaaatatattTCTTCTagtcatattttatttttaataattattttgaaTACATATGCCACGTGTCTTTATTTAATTCGTCACCTTGTCACGTCATCGGCGAGTGTGTCACACTCACTTTACATATTTGGTTGATTATATAAAAAGTGTCTAATTGGAACACATTTTAGGCAATGTAAGTGCTCAATAGAAACACCCCTaagttgaggtgtctaagtgAAAGATCTGGAGCACCTCAGGTGGCTCCCGATGGGTT
Encoded proteins:
- the LOC132639607 gene encoding uncharacterized protein LOC132639607; this encodes MVLVNDNVDVEILQDQEQQITIKLFFQEWDKSLMVTMVYEKCDHLERISLWDSLYSLSDQMELTWLVGGSDCMFKRLDRMIANSKLQDWFAHIEVQHLSRTGSDHAPLLLTCGESSHHMRKPFRFLKFWTEYESFLEVVNQAWIIDFEGDDFIRFKLKLKNVKFALTPWSKETFGDIFKQLPVREEVVRIKEQCFEEDLAPVNRMVLQQAQASLKKYVHYEEEFWRQKSHMTSFAEGDKNTRYFHSILNGRRKILQIRRIQNQQGVWIEGESLLAEEACRFYQQQFSQEVDPLDFQLLQHVPSMVDQDTNDQLVSMPTLEEVKKVVFELSAYSVGGPDGMIGIFYQVCWDIGGADAYNLAKAFFDGQTLPKSVTHTNLVLIPKKNNIETFADMRPISLSNFINKVISRVVQDKLEGILPSLISPNQSGFVKGRCIIENVLLTQEFMTDIRLRGKPANVVLKLDMAKAYDRVSWSYLIRVLRKMGFAKIFIDMVWRLIANNWYSILLNGQAHGFFHSTRGVKQGDPLSSAFFILSAEVLSRTLSSLFENNEFRSYGMPKWSANLNHLAYADDTISFSSANARSLELIMEVLQAYEQWKGGSQIWKAIIEARDNIEQEIWWEPRRGTAHVWFDNCTKLGALYHIIPEDFVIDEGLQDVKELMMQGGWNLGKLQQLFPMDILDHILEELHLHEPKEEWDMPRWMMTALGKFTIGTAWDLLRSKAVKSDVYNNIWISGVPFKISFFFWRLWKYKIPVGEVVRRIGIDTESTCYCCDHMQYETVDHLFVTGNIATKVWTYVKTVAGITTQFQQVRYRSGGIQFYMEGGCPSTKTRIVSRIVKWDFPKPGWYKCNSDGASRGNPRPSSMAFCIRNAVGDLYLLPVVLQTDSMTMKMILTGQWETPWIISMIINDISMLKRDKEVRVEHVLREGNGLADFLTNYAFDFAGDHHFQNFTSLPVKEYKSGISFKSSSFSCMTSKDCFSQAI